The following are from one region of the Magallana gigas chromosome 4, xbMagGiga1.1, whole genome shotgun sequence genome:
- the LOC105322753 gene encoding uncharacterized protein produces MNYCNFAKVIIARNSKDPQSIDLWNSSSGKNNNSSPQLAVHLGKFNNLYTASERYEFYSRVMFKYPKMHVPYTTFVRQLPRLQNYLTKNSYWKNANKNGEKSQFLNHFDLKKWCTLSEKDKKTHQLANCVSCESQSLKETALHKSVSVQASSIISKTQELFTEVKNLKGTKPEHIIRILEPVMEKEFKTSMKSTVSKQFNLIEKPTSEQKQKQKIKQTKENKQKMHRVISENSNDLHNFLASGKSFSQLQRERLETYYETPRGAKERTEKQTNKIKEGKTKLKNHVGKAQNYQLKKDEFIEFLQNVKPGSAIVWRSLALKFNLRNRNGNIPQNSGQIMKVLAEINGIDTSKLNTQIRVSGRDYFQRVRRAKMRFCPKVSIPTPRPVRKLQNEVKEKIQTNELYIGEKIVPKIFNTNKISPSGELEDKHITVYGRKIPLELIRNNMIQEQSELIKIRTDDEYNKMTEDEIKVAFASKFNINVPGTKEDLKRLERTRHLKLWHDHSDILNHTYISFMVSTMYNPNLYLTNQEYCQKFPDRPPIDVQATVEKPHLYILGQSKSTDADQLSYTLSRIEDLKQLVEPVEIGGVPIFDVMRVFSGDGPARQFEAGQQRGGNFSCLCGIPSKEHSNLEYALGFHPPSLLDRCEVFKGGCLWRRFSLTNPSPFSFSNLKKEDLLDELEARKVYLYHLNRPQLVEKLQTILHGIQRPPALYCSEEDILDHLSLYEIPACEPLHDISNVVQHIITELPSHFEDKSVEREFEKFSTATIGDKNQIRGSDARLFAIKLAKFALSLYNEKRISLDILELCTSLVEITGICYMHYNQRSPKQILRLYNQTFKFSYLCKSIIGIPKKMTARKFYGSHFHSLTVHAPQTNRMFCLRSIIPEQEERSFGDLRNISLQTSNRQCGKVIDNAMLRFINHQKNENKVDYTKIQESIISHQAKLLPAFGDTIFSIELLRNRPTLFQKHCERIADFLLPGENHWWSFDGKHIIFHDGPSRPDSCGEPMLQHFYLTTSEKQATLLKETWNKCIEELQSGKLQLPVLKVKLYEDGKLTKVLKNEGLISNKESATDCGEATEINLTSAEGPLSADEVSVEGDECPTTSSTSVKGLLRIGEGSDSFENDEDGGLTDMNFISISDLTEKQQNEDPCRALESKTSESITHEKMLTNREDSQKNTFWSVLDGANKSSANNMTTKGISNQGNKDKEETKERKQPCKRKLFNENNDLQCDILFSNDGGYTEAMKSDMPNTRILRAAIGDNEVLHEGRNSIKSCRRKLYHQDKDSDDMPRDPCDKRKKKETLPEKGNNEKENLQESFTYKVSCLLPGDPTIYEYSKYRRLLKQQPTDKTLQHSYEVAFAKLQLAVSRRHYELKSINKDDALIRYAEELMRQWKMYFY; encoded by the exons atgaattattgCAATTTTGCCAAAGTTATAATTGCTAGAAATAGCAAAGACCCCCAGAGTATTGATTTGTGGAATTCCTCTTctggaaaaaacaataactcGTCCCCACAATTAGCTGTGCATTTAGGAAAATTCAATAATCTCTACACAGCATCAGAGCGATATGAGTTCTACAGCAGGGTTATGTTTAAATATCCAAAAATGCACGTTCCTTACACAACATTTGTACGCCAACTTCCACGTCTACAAAACTATCtaacaaaaaatagttattGGAAGAATGCAAACAAAAATGGGGAAAAGTCACAGTTCTTAAATCATTTTGATCTGAAAAAATGGTGTACACTATctgaaaaagacaaaaaaacacACCAATTGGCAAACTGCGTGTCATGCGAGTCACAGTCTCTAAAAGAAACAGCTCTCCACAAGTCTGTAAGTGTGCAGGCTTCAAGTATCATTTCAAAAACTCAAGAACTATTCACTGAggtgaaaaatttaaaaggaaCAAAACCAGAACATATTATCCGAATTTTAGAACCAGTGATGgaaaaagaattcaaaacttCTATGAAATCTACAGTTTCAAAACAATTCAATCTAATTGAAAAACCAACAagtgaacaaaaacaaaaacaaaaaatcaaacaaacaaaagaaaataaacaaaagatgCACAGAGTTATTtcagaaaattcaaatgactTGCACAACTTTCTGGCATCTGGCAAATCATTCAGTCAGCTACAAAGAGAGCGTCTTGAAACATATTATGAAACCCCAAGAGGTGCAAAAGAAAGAACTgaaaagcaaacaaacaaaattaaagagggaaaaacaaaactaaaaaatcACGTTGGTAAGGCCCAAAACTACCAACtaaaaaaagatgaatttaTTGAATTCCTGCAGAATGTCAAACCTGGCTCAGCTATAGTCTGGAGAAGTCTTGCCCTGAAATTTAATCTTCGAAACAGAAATGGAAATATCCCCCAAAATTCAGGTCAAATAATGAAAGTTTTAGCTGAAATAAATGGGATAGATACCAGCAAGCTTAACACACAGATCAGGGTCAGTGGTCGAGACTATTTTCAGAGGGTCAGGAGAGCCAAGATGAGATTTTGCCCAAAAGTTTCAATACCCACACCCCGTCCAGTACGAAAACTACAAAATGAAGTAAAAGAAAAGATCCAAACTAATGAGTTGTACATAGGAGAAAAAATAGTTCCGAAAATATTTAACACAAACAAGATAAGCCCATCAGGAGAGCTTGAAGACAAACATATTACAGTGTATGGGAGAAAAATACCCCTAGAGCTTATTAGGAACAATATGATTCAGGAACAAAGTGAGTTAATAAAAATCAGAACAGATGATGAATACAACAAAATGACagaagatgaaataaaagttgcATTTGCTAGCAAATTTAACATAAATGTCCCAGGAACAAAAGAAGATCTAAAAAGATTAGAGAGAACGCGACACCTTAAGCTATGGCATGACCATTCTGATATTTTAAATCACACATATATTTCCTTCATGGTGTCCACTATGTACAATCCAAATCTATATCTGACCAACCAAGAATACTGCCAAAAATTCCCAGACCGCCCTCCTATTGACGTCCAGGCAACAGTGGAAAAGCCACATCTTTATATTCTGGGACAATCCAAAAGTACAGACGCAGATCAATTGTCCTATACATTGTCCAGAATAGAAGATCTTAAGCAGCTGGTTGAACCTGTGGAAATTGGTGGAGTTCCAATATTTGACGTCATGCGAGTGTTTAGTGGGGATGGACCTGCACGTCAATTTGAGGCAGGGCAGCAGCGAGGAGGAAACTTCAGTTGTCTGTGTGGCATTCCATCCAAAGAGCACAGCAACCTTGAATATGCCTTAGGGTTTCATCCTCCATCACTACTAGATCGCTGTGAAGTTTTCAAGGGAGGCTGTCTCTGGAGAAGATTTAGCTTGACCAATCCATCACCATTCTCATTCTCTAACCTAAAGAAAGAAGACTTGTTAGATGAGTTGGAAGCTAGGAAAGTCTACCTTTATCATTTGAATAGACCACAATtagtagaaaaactacagaccATACTTCATGGAATTCAGCGTCCTCCAGCACTTTATTGTTCAGAGGAAGATATCCTTGACCATTTGTCTTTGTACGAAATCCCTGCTTGTGAACCTTTACACGATATCTCCAATGTTGTCCAACACATTATCACTGAGCTGCCTTCACATTTTGAAGACAAGTCTGTAGAAAGAGAATTCGAAAAATTTTCAACAGCTACAATTGGAGACAAAAATCAGATCCGTGGTTCAGATGCAAGACTTTTTGCAATTAAATTAGCTAAATTTGCCTTGTCCCTGTACAATGAAAAAAGGATTTCCCTTGACATATTGGAGCTGTGCACATCCCTTGTTGAAATCACTGGTATATGCTACATGCATTACAATCAGAGATCACCAAAACAAATATTACGGCTTTACAACCAAACATTCAAATTCAGCTATCTCTGCAAATCAATAATAGGTATACCCAAAAAAATGACTGCTCGGAAATTCTATGGAAGCCATTTTCATTCTCTCACTGTTCATGCACCACAAACAAACAGAATGTTTTGCCTAAGATCCATCATTCCTGAGCAAGAGGAACGGTCATTTGGGGATCTCCGCAATATTTCTTTGCAAACTTCTAACAGGCAATGTGGGAAAGTTATTGACAATGCAATGCTGAGGTTTATAAATCATcaaaagaatgaaaacaaaGTTGACTATACCAAAATCCAGGAATCCATTATCAGCCACCAAGCAAAACTGCTTCCTGCATTTGGCGACACCATTTTCTCCATTGAATTGTTGAGAAACAGGCCAACGCTTTTCCAGAAGCACTGCGAAAGGATTGCCGACTTCCTTCTCCCTGGTGAAAATCACTGGTGGTCATTTGATGGAAAACACATCATATTCCATGATGGTCCATCTCGTCCAGACTCTTGTGGTGAGCCTATGTTGCAACACTTCTATCTGACAACATCAGAGAAGCAAGCTACACTTCTAAAGGAGACCTGGAACAAATGCATTGAAGAGCTACAGTCTGGAAAATTACAACTTCCTGTCTTGAAAGTGAAACTGTATGAAGATGGAAAACTtacaaaagttttgaaaaatgaag gTCTGATCAGTAACAAGGAAAGTGCAACAGATTGTGGAGAGGCAACTGAGATTAATTTAACCTCTGCGGAAG GTCCACTTAGTGCAGATGAAGTTTCAGTTGAAGGTGACGAGTGTCCCACTACAAGCTCTACATCTGTGAAAg GCCTGTTGCGAATAGGAGAAGGGTCAGACTCATTTGAAAATGATGAAGATGGCGGACTAActgatatgaattttatatcaatatcag ATTTAacagaaaaacaacaaaacgaGGACCCTTGCAGAGCTCTTGAGAGCAAAACCAGTGAAAGTATCACACATGAGAAAATGTTGACTAATAGAG AGGATTCTCAGAAAAATACCTTTTGGTCTGTTCTTGATGGTGCCAACAAATCATCAgcaaa taaCATGACAACCAAGGGGATTTCCAACCAAGGAAATAAAG ACAAAGAGgaaacaaaagaaagaaaacagccctgtaaaagaaaacttttcaatgaaaacaatG aTTTGCAGTGTGATATCCTTTTTTCCAATGATGGAGGCTATACTGAAGCAATGAAAAGTGACATGCCAAATACTAGGATTTTGAGAGCAGCAATAGGAG acaaTGAAGTATTACATGAAGGAAGGAATTCTATTAAATCATGCAGAAGAAAATTATACCACCAAGACAAGG ATTCTGATGATATGCCTCGAGATCCATgtgataaaaggaaaaaaaaggaaaCCCTGCCCGAAAAAGGGAATAATGAAAAGG AAAACCTTCAGGAATCTTTCACCTATAAGGTATCTTGCCTTCTGCCAGGTGATCCTACAATTTATGAGTATTCCAAATACAGACGGCTTTTGAAGCAGCAACCAACGGACAAAACACTACAACATTCCTATGAGGTGGCTTTTGCCAAGCTCCAACTTGCTGTGAGCAGGCGCCATTATGAGTTGAAGAGTATCAACAAAGATGACGCTCTAATAAGATATGCAGAAGAATTGATGAGGCAATGGAAAATGTACTTCTATTAG